From Paenibacillus sp. PK3_47, the proteins below share one genomic window:
- a CDS encoding carbohydrate ABC transporter permease, which produces MSTLRMFRKKPDDLGFFGKLGFYFLLILGALISVFPFYWMFVVGTNDKGAVFHVPPLLTVGDQFFDNFKRVLEKADFFQALGNSLFVSSMVTVSVVFFCTLAGYAFAKYEFPLKNMLFVFVIATLIVPQQLGVLPTYVIMAKLHWIDSYKALIVPAMVNAFGIFWMRQYISSAVPTELIEAGRIDGGGHFRIFWNIAVPVITPAMATLGILNFMTVWNDFFWPLVVLKNKEHYTIQIALQQLFTTRDGLDYGMIMSATFTATLPLLIVFLLFSRWVIAGLTSGAIKS; this is translated from the coding sequence GTGAGTACACTGCGTATGTTCAGAAAAAAACCGGATGATCTCGGCTTCTTCGGCAAATTGGGCTTTTATTTCCTGCTGATTCTCGGCGCGCTGATCTCTGTCTTTCCGTTCTATTGGATGTTTGTAGTCGGCACGAATGACAAGGGGGCTGTGTTTCATGTGCCGCCGCTGCTGACGGTAGGGGACCAGTTCTTCGATAATTTCAAGCGGGTGCTGGAAAAAGCGGACTTCTTCCAGGCGCTCGGCAACTCGCTGTTTGTATCTTCAATGGTAACGGTATCGGTTGTGTTCTTCTGCACACTGGCCGGTTATGCTTTTGCCAAATATGAGTTTCCGCTCAAAAATATGCTGTTCGTGTTCGTTATCGCAACACTGATCGTCCCGCAGCAGCTGGGTGTACTGCCGACTTACGTAATTATGGCCAAACTGCACTGGATCGACAGCTACAAGGCGCTGATTGTGCCGGCGATGGTGAATGCCTTCGGGATTTTCTGGATGCGCCAGTACATCTCCTCCGCTGTGCCGACAGAGCTGATTGAAGCGGGACGCATTGACGGCGGCGGACATTTCCGGATCTTCTGGAATATTGCCGTTCCGGTAATCACTCCGGCCATGGCGACGCTTGGCATCCTGAACTTTATGACGGTATGGAATGATTTCTTCTGGCCGCTTGTTGTCCTGAAGAACAAGGAACATTATACGATTCAAATCGCCCTGCAGCAGCTGTTCACTACACGCGACGGGCTGGATTACGGCATGATCATGTCAGCGACCTTTACGGCTACACTGCCGCTGCTGATCGTCTTCCTGCTGTTCAGCCGCTGGGTTATTGCCGGACTTACCTCAGGCGCAATTAAAAGCTGA
- a CDS encoding sensor histidine kinase — MKLRRKILFAIILLVFIPVIVMGIVTYVNFSNAMEKKSSNFYWISLLETDRKLKFALSEISNITNSAIIQPKIQEPLKQRDFVLTYDIKQDINNLLINHPMITSFSLYGKDRLLYQYNAPMSFSEMTHQNWYRAMEEAEGRPVWSGPGENGSENSGNPVLVHARVIKDSFSLEDIGYLVVYVKPDLLDQIFWEAATLKKGDILLVNKQGNIVFNKSGEHIGQLTRFPFLEEGYAKAQDYYIDNYQGEKSLITFLPSHNPEWSLVAITPMNLISSESDSIRNLAIILSTVSLLSAFLFDRYFIRRLVRSINSAVNGMKRVKQGIYTPITIPLRSDDESDHLIDGFNRMSAQISELIEQVQTEQGRKKEAEMQALMAQINPHFIYNSLESINSMAVLAGNRDISKMVVSLGRLLRISISQNQELIPLQMEFEHVRHYLDIQKFRFEDKFSYRIDLPDPLKHVMTQKLIVQPIVENALYHAIEQMEEHGNITISAHETGKDIIIIVKDNGPGFDLPTLMSLWNNEHSNPKKYSDSGVGLKNVHERLNIRFGNPYGILVCSSPGFGSTICIRIPRIQP, encoded by the coding sequence ATGAAGCTCCGCCGTAAAATTTTGTTCGCTATTATTCTTCTTGTGTTCATTCCCGTAATCGTGATGGGCATAGTTACATATGTGAATTTCTCCAATGCCATGGAGAAGAAATCAAGCAATTTCTATTGGATCTCCCTTCTGGAGACAGACCGCAAGCTCAAATTTGCCCTCAGCGAAATTTCGAATATTACCAATTCGGCGATTATTCAGCCCAAAATCCAGGAACCGCTCAAGCAGCGGGATTTTGTACTGACCTATGACATCAAGCAGGACATTAATAACCTGCTGATCAATCATCCAATGATCACTTCGTTCAGCCTGTACGGCAAGGACCGGCTGCTCTATCAGTATAACGCTCCGATGTCCTTCAGTGAGATGACCCACCAGAACTGGTACCGTGCTATGGAAGAGGCGGAAGGCCGGCCGGTATGGTCCGGGCCCGGAGAGAACGGTTCAGAAAATTCCGGCAATCCCGTGCTGGTGCATGCCAGGGTCATCAAGGATTCTTTTTCACTGGAGGATATCGGTTATCTGGTCGTCTACGTCAAGCCTGATCTGCTGGACCAGATCTTCTGGGAAGCAGCCACGCTGAAGAAAGGCGATATTCTGCTGGTCAATAAGCAGGGGAATATCGTATTTAACAAATCCGGCGAGCATATCGGGCAGCTGACCCGTTTTCCTTTTCTGGAGGAAGGGTATGCCAAGGCTCAGGACTATTACATCGACAATTATCAAGGGGAGAAATCATTGATTACTTTCCTTCCTTCCCATAATCCCGAATGGAGTCTGGTAGCGATCACGCCCATGAACCTGATCTCCTCGGAGTCGGATTCCATCCGCAATCTGGCTATTATTTTGTCCACAGTATCTTTGCTGTCCGCCTTCCTGTTTGACCGCTATTTCATCCGCAGGCTTGTGCGCAGCATCAACAGTGCGGTCAACGGCATGAAGCGGGTCAAGCAGGGAATCTACACTCCCATTACGATTCCTTTGCGCTCGGATGATGAAAGCGATCATCTGATCGACGGCTTCAACCGGATGAGCGCGCAGATCAGCGAGCTGATTGAGCAGGTGCAGACCGAGCAGGGCCGCAAGAAGGAGGCGGAGATGCAGGCGCTGATGGCGCAGATCAACCCGCATTTTATATACAATTCGCTCGAATCCATCAACTCGATGGCTGTGCTGGCGGGGAACAGGGATATCAGCAAAATGGTTGTATCGCTCGGCAGGCTGCTGCGGATCAGTATCAGCCAGAACCAGGAGCTTATCCCGCTGCAGATGGAGTTTGAGCATGTCCGGCATTATCTTGATATCCAGAAATTCCGTTTTGAAGACAAATTCTCGTACCGGATTGATCTGCCTGACCCGCTTAAGCACGTCATGACCCAGAAGCTGATCGTACAGCCTATTGTCGAAAACGCTTTATATCATGCCATTGAGCAGATGGAAGAGCACGGAAATATAACAATCAGCGCGCATGAGACAGGAAAGGATATTATTATCATCGTGAAAGACAACGGCCCGGGCTTTGATCTGCCTACACTAATGAGCTTATGGAACAACGAGCACAGCAATCCCAAAAAGTACAGCGACAGCGGCGTTGGACTGAAGAACGTGCATGAGCGGCTGAATATCCGGTTCGGCAATCCCTATGGCATCCTAGTATGCTCCTCCCCTGGCTTCGGTTCTACAATCTGTATCCGTATTCCGAGAATCCAGCCATGA
- a CDS encoding extracellular solute-binding protein has translation MKGRRAAVRWVMKWGWILLYILLMAGAVLFINFGYREPIEDNSPEKITLTFRHFWIKEHDRPLLAIYEEVVQEYQKDHPNVKVNFEGLDQTIHREQKLKNEMVTGTPPDMFVLFGGAEIEPYVRSNRLMDLTDFVMENGLRNQFSDLHLWTFDNHIYGLPIEGNAEPLYFNKTLFNKLGIKIPETVDELDSAVRKLKNAGVIPFALGNEDRWPALIFAHYLMDRYAGPELIQKLVTGEDHATFQNTAYSQAFRHLEKWIGEGAFSPSSNDLSPENAVKLFTSGQAAMYLNGNWDINLFSGNEAPPGFQNEVGVIPFPALAKGTEPSIAGGYTIGIGLSSSLTGAKREAALELMKAFYTKEIQTRIVYEGLRIPSMRIAFDPEKTGPVFAQVMEIMDKNKQSFVPYDNLLSPEVKKTFLTVIENMIDGGINGDEALKELQTSSQQYWNLIQSSAVQ, from the coding sequence ATGAAAGGGAGGCGGGCAGCCGTGAGATGGGTGATGAAATGGGGCTGGATTCTGCTCTATATCCTGCTGATGGCCGGGGCGGTATTGTTCATAAACTTCGGCTACAGGGAGCCGATAGAAGATAATTCCCCCGAGAAAATCACATTGACCTTCCGCCACTTCTGGATCAAGGAGCATGACCGGCCGCTGCTGGCGATTTATGAAGAGGTGGTTCAGGAATACCAGAAGGACCATCCCAATGTCAAAGTGAATTTCGAAGGGCTTGACCAGACCATTCACCGGGAGCAGAAGCTGAAGAACGAGATGGTGACCGGTACGCCGCCGGATATGTTTGTGCTTTTCGGCGGTGCAGAGATTGAGCCGTATGTACGGTCCAACAGGCTGATGGATCTGACCGATTTTGTCATGGAGAACGGTCTCAGGAACCAGTTCAGCGATCTGCATCTGTGGACCTTTGATAATCATATTTACGGACTGCCGATTGAAGGGAACGCCGAGCCGCTCTATTTTAACAAAACACTGTTCAACAAACTGGGGATCAAGATTCCCGAAACGGTAGATGAACTGGACTCAGCGGTCCGGAAACTGAAAAATGCAGGGGTTATTCCCTTTGCTCTCGGCAATGAGGACCGCTGGCCAGCGCTGATTTTTGCCCATTATCTGATGGACCGGTACGCCGGACCTGAACTGATCCAGAAGCTGGTTACCGGCGAAGATCACGCTACTTTTCAGAATACAGCCTATTCGCAGGCGTTCCGGCATCTGGAAAAGTGGATAGGGGAAGGGGCCTTCAGCCCGTCCTCCAACGATTTGTCGCCGGAAAATGCGGTGAAGCTGTTCACCAGCGGCCAGGCAGCCATGTATCTCAACGGCAACTGGGATATTAATTTGTTCTCCGGTAACGAAGCACCTCCCGGTTTTCAGAATGAGGTGGGGGTCATTCCGTTCCCTGCACTTGCCAAAGGGACAGAGCCTTCCATCGCGGGCGGATATACGATCGGAATCGGACTATCCTCGAGCCTGACCGGTGCCAAACGTGAAGCGGCGCTGGAGCTGATGAAGGCCTTTTATACGAAAGAAATTCAGACAAGGATTGTGTATGAAGGATTGAGAATCCCTTCCATGCGGATTGCCTTTGATCCGGAGAAGACCGGACCGGTATTTGCACAGGTTATGGAGATCATGGACAAGAACAAGCAGAGCTTCGTGCCATATGACAATCTGCTGTCTCCTGAAGTCAAAAAAACCTTCCTTACTGTCATTGAAAATATGATTGACGGAGGGATAAATGGGGATGAGGCGCTGAAGGAGCTGCAGACTTCCTCACAGCAGTACTGGAATCTGATCCAAAGCTCGGCAGTTCAATAA
- a CDS encoding extracellular solute-binding protein yields MYKVKKLALTLASIMLVSTLAACGGNNNAGSNANKENAGNNAASTNAPAATEDAAEPAEKVELSFWTLGNVNYEELAAEYTKEHPNVTIKIQNTGDQTAHHNNLTTALSAGSGAPDIFQLEIGFMERFISAQDKFYNLNDLGAKDIQANYLDWKWKQASSVDGSFQLGLPTDIGPTVVYYRTDLVEAAGLPADPEGFSAAIDTWDKFASVAKAYKDKTGKYFSDLTDLTYNALRDQSADEIYFSKADGKFIGDTNPQVKKAYDFTVKGIQEGWISNYLLWSPEWGQGMSDGSFAVVMGPAWMAGNIKSNAPDSSGKWKIAQLPEGAGNWGGSFITLPKEGKHPEVAYDFIQFLVNKDSQLESFKTKGLMPSIPALYEDPAFVDFKDDFFAGQQTAVEFGKAANRVKPVYYGPLHDQTDTFFKNALKNVIEKKADPAKEWDEAVKQAKTLAERS; encoded by the coding sequence ATGTATAAAGTAAAGAAACTTGCGTTGACACTGGCTTCAATCATGCTCGTCAGCACGCTGGCCGCATGCGGAGGCAACAATAATGCAGGCAGCAACGCAAACAAAGAGAATGCAGGTAACAACGCAGCAAGCACAAATGCTCCGGCGGCAACTGAAGATGCTGCAGAGCCTGCCGAAAAGGTAGAGCTTTCATTCTGGACACTCGGCAACGTCAACTATGAAGAGCTGGCGGCTGAGTACACAAAGGAACATCCGAACGTTACGATCAAAATCCAGAACACCGGTGACCAGACGGCCCACCACAACAACCTGACTACAGCATTGTCGGCAGGTTCCGGCGCACCTGATATTTTCCAGCTTGAAATCGGTTTCATGGAACGTTTTATCAGCGCACAGGACAAATTCTATAACCTGAACGATCTCGGTGCCAAAGACATTCAGGCGAATTACCTGGACTGGAAATGGAAACAGGCTTCCTCCGTTGACGGCAGCTTCCAGCTCGGACTTCCGACAGATATCGGGCCTACCGTTGTCTACTACCGTACAGATCTGGTTGAAGCTGCAGGACTGCCGGCAGATCCGGAAGGCTTCAGCGCAGCCATTGATACCTGGGATAAATTTGCGTCTGTAGCCAAGGCGTACAAAGACAAAACTGGCAAGTACTTCTCCGACTTGACGGACCTGACTTACAACGCGCTGCGTGACCAGTCTGCAGATGAAATTTATTTCAGCAAAGCAGACGGCAAGTTCATCGGCGACACTAACCCGCAGGTGAAAAAAGCCTATGACTTCACAGTAAAAGGGATTCAGGAAGGTTGGATCAGCAACTATCTGCTGTGGTCGCCTGAATGGGGTCAAGGCATGAGCGACGGTTCCTTCGCCGTAGTTATGGGGCCTGCATGGATGGCAGGTAATATCAAGAGCAACGCACCGGATTCGTCCGGCAAGTGGAAAATCGCCCAGCTGCCTGAAGGTGCAGGAAACTGGGGAGGATCTTTCATCACCTTGCCTAAGGAAGGCAAGCATCCCGAAGTGGCCTATGATTTTATCCAATTCCTTGTGAACAAAGACAGCCAGCTGGAATCGTTCAAAACCAAAGGCCTGATGCCTTCCATTCCTGCACTGTATGAAGACCCTGCTTTCGTTGATTTCAAAGATGATTTCTTTGCCGGACAGCAGACTGCCGTTGAATTCGGTAAAGCTGCAAACCGCGTAAAACCGGTATACTACGGACCGCTGCATGACCAGACTGACACGTTCTTCAAGAACGCGCTCAAGAATGTAATCGAGAAAAAAGCGGACCCTGCCAAAGAGTGGGACGAAGCAGTTAAACAAGCGAAGACCCTGGCAGAACGCAGCTAG
- a CDS encoding response regulator, producing the protein MSARQERYKVLLVDDEPIILRSLKVAIPWEELGLTIAGEAKNGEAALRLIDEISPQIVISDIRMPVIDGIALMKEVLPRSSKLIFIFISGYGEFEYARDALRLGAFDYLLKPIDHDELTEMLSRAKQKLDWQKENEQLMHSVQMLSTLARERMFAEFTLGNPRPLQHLKWLENSELDGEYFMAVVRLDDYAALTAKWSAEEKHLWLFAVRNILEEWSLDNGALSVFPFYNGEWVLLFPGSLSVGKRELGEQLIAGIKRYSKLSCSVGISRSTQGIDQLSTVYPLAAKALFQRFYSGQAGVFIEEETAGIPEREVKYPKELEISLIESIRTLNMERMLVLFDEMACFIEAQALPRELAQRIIIEMIVVLYRQFEDLNMQPDLTLEGLLGRLQGLSTLDHVIDLLKREFREWMQRSNKTLAREDGRSAVDKAKRYIEANYHKDLSIEEVAEVAGLSISHFCTLFKQVSGYTFLEFVTCCRMEKAKDILQNSPVKVYQVAPLVGYQDPKYFTQVFKKATGRTPSEYREEHSRQAK; encoded by the coding sequence ATGAGTGCACGGCAAGAGAGATACAAAGTACTGCTGGTGGATGATGAGCCGATTATTCTGCGCAGCCTGAAGGTGGCGATTCCGTGGGAAGAGCTGGGGCTTACCATAGCGGGAGAAGCAAAGAACGGAGAGGCTGCCCTGCGGCTGATTGACGAAATTTCACCGCAGATCGTGATCAGTGACATCCGCATGCCGGTGATCGACGGAATTGCCCTGATGAAAGAGGTGCTTCCGCGCAGCTCCAAGCTGATCTTCATCTTCATCAGCGGCTACGGCGAATTTGAATATGCCCGGGATGCGCTGCGGCTGGGTGCTTTTGACTATCTGCTGAAGCCGATCGACCATGATGAACTGACGGAAATGCTCAGCAGGGCGAAGCAGAAGCTCGATTGGCAGAAGGAAAACGAACAGCTTATGCATTCGGTGCAGATGCTGTCGACACTGGCCCGGGAGCGGATGTTTGCCGAATTTACCCTGGGCAATCCGCGTCCGCTGCAGCATCTGAAATGGCTGGAGAACAGCGAGCTGGACGGCGAATATTTCATGGCGGTGGTCCGGCTGGACGATTACGCTGCCCTGACGGCCAAATGGAGCGCCGAGGAGAAGCATCTCTGGCTGTTCGCGGTCCGGAATATCCTGGAGGAATGGTCTCTGGATAACGGGGCGCTGTCTGTCTTCCCGTTCTACAACGGGGAGTGGGTGCTGCTGTTCCCGGGAAGCCTCAGTGTGGGCAAACGTGAGCTGGGAGAACAGCTGATTGCCGGGATCAAAAGATATTCCAAACTGTCCTGCTCTGTTGGCATCAGCCGCAGTACGCAGGGGATTGACCAGCTCAGCACCGTTTACCCGCTGGCCGCCAAAGCGCTGTTTCAGCGGTTTTACTCCGGTCAGGCCGGCGTATTTATTGAAGAGGAGACGGCCGGAATTCCGGAGCGCGAGGTAAAATATCCGAAAGAGCTGGAAATTTCGCTGATTGAGAGCATCCGCACGCTGAATATGGAACGGATGCTGGTGCTTTTTGATGAAATGGCCTGCTTCATCGAAGCACAGGCGCTCCCGAGGGAGCTTGCCCAGCGGATTATCATTGAAATGATTGTAGTGCTCTACAGGCAGTTCGAGGACCTGAATATGCAGCCGGACCTGACGCTGGAAGGCCTGCTGGGCAGGCTACAAGGGCTAAGCACACTGGATCATGTCATTGACCTCCTGAAGCGGGAATTCCGTGAATGGATGCAGCGCAGCAATAAGACCTTAGCCCGCGAAGACGGCCGGAGTGCCGTGGATAAAGCGAAACGCTATATTGAAGCCAACTATCATAAAGACCTCAGCATTGAGGAAGTGGCCGAGGTGGCCGGCCTCAGCATCAGCCATTTCTGCACCTTGTTCAAGCAGGTCTCAGGCTATACGTTCCTGGAATTTGTGACCTGCTGCCGGATGGAAAAGGCCAAGGATATTCTGCAGAACAGCCCGGTGAAGGTGTACCAGGTGGCACCGCTGGTAGGCTACCAGGACCCGAAATATTTTACCCAGGTGTTCAAGAAGGCGACCGGCAGAACCCCGAGCGAATACCGCGAGGAGCATTCGAGGCAGGCGAAATAG
- a CDS encoding sugar ABC transporter permease, translating into MAQPVITSPHAESKRPFLTEQRRSRITAYTFISPFFILFSIFGLYPIFFTFYLSFFKWDALNPMKFVGMKNYELVTSDPTFWISFSNTLIMGLMGTLPQVLLALLLAVLLHSGMTKFKKTFRILYFMPNITSIVAVTLVFSTLFGNNGMINWMLNGLGLDSMAFNSGWWGVKIAISTMVMWRWTGYNAIIFLSGLQSIPMDLYESARIDGANRRQQLFSITLPLLKPFIIFVSLQSTIGALQLFTEPYVFLGQAGTGSTRQEGITMVTYLYSEAFRNGFFGTAAATAVLLFLVTILFSILNMLISRGTGGDTGRKKA; encoded by the coding sequence ATGGCACAGCCCGTAATTACGAGTCCGCATGCCGAGAGCAAACGCCCATTTTTAACTGAACAAAGACGGAGCCGCATCACTGCATATACCTTCATTTCCCCGTTCTTTATTCTGTTCTCGATATTCGGACTGTACCCGATATTCTTTACCTTCTATTTATCCTTCTTCAAGTGGGATGCCCTTAATCCGATGAAGTTCGTCGGTATGAAAAACTACGAGCTCGTAACGAGTGATCCGACGTTCTGGATTTCCTTCTCCAATACGCTGATCATGGGGCTTATGGGCACGCTGCCGCAGGTGCTTCTGGCATTGCTGCTGGCGGTTCTGCTGCACTCTGGAATGACCAAATTCAAAAAGACCTTCCGCATTCTGTATTTCATGCCCAACATCACCTCCATCGTTGCTGTAACGCTCGTCTTCAGTACACTTTTCGGCAACAACGGGATGATCAACTGGATGCTGAACGGACTGGGACTCGACAGTATGGCGTTTAACTCCGGCTGGTGGGGAGTAAAAATTGCAATTTCCACAATGGTGATGTGGCGCTGGACGGGCTACAATGCAATCATTTTCCTCTCAGGCCTGCAAAGTATTCCGATGGATCTGTACGAATCTGCGCGGATTGACGGGGCGAACAGAAGACAACAGCTCTTCTCCATCACTCTGCCGCTGCTTAAACCGTTCATTATTTTCGTATCCCTGCAGTCGACGATCGGTGCCCTTCAGCTCTTTACAGAGCCTTATGTATTCCTCGGTCAAGCGGGAACAGGTTCCACCCGTCAGGAAGGGATCACTATGGTTACCTATCTTTACAGCGAAGCTTTCCGCAACGGATTCTTCGGTACAGCGGCAGCTACGGCAGTCCTGCTGTTCCTCGTTACAATTCTATTCTCCATCCTTAATATGCTGATTTCCAGAGGCACAGGCGGAGACACTGGGAGGAAAAAAGCGTGA
- a CDS encoding fatty acid desaturase produces MTTKQTSQLSSLKKSVAPYEKTDHKASVRQLVNTLGPLLLLWAAAYFSLEVSYWLTLLFAIPAAGFVIRTFIIFHDCCHGSFFKNRKANDIVGTITGVLTLVPYRQWKHSHSIHHAGSSNLDKRGIGDIWIMTVDEYLAAKPLKRLFYRIYRNPLVMFGLGPIAVFLIQYRFNAKGARRKERMNTYLTNVLIVALYSLMIWAIGWQAFLLVQLPIVFVSGFLGIWLFYVQHQFEDTYFEHENEWSYVMAAVEGSSYYKLPKLLQWITGNIGFHHVHHLSPKVPNYNLELAHNATPPLQMATTITIGTSLKALHFRLWDEENKKFISFKEIKAKLREPISAGSMNVSRPGFQNK; encoded by the coding sequence ATGACTACCAAACAGACATCCCAGCTTTCCAGCCTGAAAAAAAGTGTTGCCCCCTACGAGAAAACAGACCATAAGGCGAGCGTGAGGCAGCTTGTGAATACGCTTGGACCGCTGCTGCTGCTGTGGGCTGCTGCCTATTTCAGTCTTGAAGTATCCTACTGGCTGACACTGCTGTTTGCCATTCCGGCGGCAGGCTTTGTGATACGGACCTTTATTATTTTTCATGACTGCTGTCATGGTTCCTTCTTCAAAAATCGTAAAGCCAATGACATCGTCGGCACGATTACCGGTGTATTGACCCTTGTGCCTTACCGGCAGTGGAAGCACAGCCACTCCATTCACCATGCCGGCAGCAGCAACCTGGACAAAAGAGGCATCGGCGATATCTGGATCATGACTGTGGATGAATATCTGGCGGCCAAACCGCTCAAACGGCTGTTTTACCGGATCTACCGTAATCCGCTGGTGATGTTCGGATTGGGCCCGATTGCCGTGTTCCTGATCCAGTACCGGTTCAACGCCAAAGGTGCAAGACGCAAGGAACGGATGAATACGTATCTTACGAATGTTTTAATCGTAGCGTTATATTCACTGATGATCTGGGCTATCGGCTGGCAGGCATTTCTGCTCGTTCAGCTGCCTATCGTATTTGTATCGGGATTCCTGGGCATCTGGCTGTTCTATGTACAGCATCAGTTCGAGGACACCTATTTTGAGCATGAAAATGAATGGAGTTATGTAATGGCTGCCGTGGAAGGCAGCTCCTATTACAAGCTTCCGAAGCTTCTGCAGTGGATAACAGGCAATATCGGCTTTCACCATGTGCATCATTTGAGCCCAAAGGTGCCGAATTACAATCTGGAGCTTGCGCACAACGCCACTCCGCCTCTGCAGATGGCAACGACAATTACAATCGGCACGAGTCTCAAGGCGCTGCATTTCCGCTTGTGGGACGAAGAGAATAAAAAATTCATCAGCTTCAAGGAAATCAAGGCGAAACTGCGCGAGCCAATTTCAGCGGGCTCCATGAACGTGTCCCGGCCCGGTTTTCAAAACAAATAA